Proteins encoded by one window of uncultured Bacteroides sp.:
- a CDS encoding helix-turn-helix domain-containing protein has translation MEQIENKEIQRWDLATLDKVPDADYIDNDFAIFNNIDNVPIFDYPTRIDLSVMAICLSGYAKVGINLKDYTLKKNDMIIITPDQIVQLHEMNDDFSGLFFVLSHVFMDEIMVTLDRILPIFFYIKNNPCTILTDEEVSSVMKYHSFLWEKVRNTNNVYRREITKNIIRALVVELYSIFEAHIPEKRFRSRKEELFESFLLSVSRNFIKERSVTFYADQLFLTPKHLSRVIKEISGRSAGEWIDEQVVLEAKARLKTSSQTIQEIADQLGFPNQSFFGKYFKHHSGKSPSEYRKA, from the coding sequence ATGGAACAAATTGAAAACAAAGAAATACAACGATGGGACCTTGCAACACTTGATAAAGTTCCTGATGCTGATTATATTGATAATGATTTCGCAATATTCAATAATATAGATAATGTTCCTATTTTTGATTATCCAACCCGGATAGATCTTAGTGTAATGGCAATTTGCTTGAGCGGATATGCTAAAGTGGGAATAAACCTGAAAGATTATACGCTGAAAAAGAATGATATGATTATAATAACTCCTGATCAGATAGTTCAGCTTCACGAAATGAATGATGATTTCTCTGGCTTGTTTTTTGTGTTATCTCATGTTTTTATGGATGAAATAATGGTAACTCTTGACAGGATTCTTCCTATATTTTTTTATATTAAAAATAATCCATGTACAATACTAACTGATGAAGAGGTATCATCGGTTATGAAATATCATTCTTTTCTGTGGGAAAAGGTACGAAATACGAATAATGTTTATCGTAGGGAGATAACTAAAAATATAATAAGGGCATTGGTTGTTGAACTGTATAGTATATTTGAAGCTCATATACCCGAAAAGAGATTCAGATCAAGAAAAGAAGAACTTTTTGAGTCGTTTCTTTTGTCGGTCAGCCGTAATTTTATCAAAGAAAGAAGCGTAACTTTTTATGCAGATCAGCTTTTTCTTACCCCTAAACACCTTTCAAGGGTGATAAAAGAAATAAGCGGCCGGTCGGCAGGAGAGTGGATTGACGAACAAGTTGTTCTGGAAGCAAAGGCCCGCCTAAAAACATCATCCCAGACCATACAGGAGATTGCCGATCAACTTGGTTTTCCCAATCAGTCTTTCTTTGGAAAGTATTTTAAACATCATAGTGGTAAGTCGCCCAGTGAATATCGTAAGGCTTAA
- a CDS encoding efflux RND transporter periplasmic adaptor subunit translates to MKKREQVFAFALLLLLVSCKGKKEEAAAEEVIPVKVETVSMSTSTGEHNYVGTVEENTGSSLSFSVMGTVEKVLVSEGQSVSKGQLLAVLNKATLMNSYNVANSSLKQAQDAYKRLTQLHESGSLPEIKYVEIQTKLQQAQSEESIAKKSLHDCNLYAPFSGVIAKKSIDAGMNVAPGIESLKLVTIDKVNVKVSVPENEIARVKKGATAQINVAALNHKSFEGKIDEKGVIANPLSHTYEVKVKLSNPRRELMPGMVCEVFISSPDQQQGGILVPNSAIQIIDTGERFVWLAKNSKATRKIVGTGALTNQGVVVTSGLSSGDQVIIEGNQKVSEGMKITVK, encoded by the coding sequence ATGAAAAAAAGAGAACAAGTATTCGCATTTGCGTTGCTATTATTGCTAGTTAGTTGTAAAGGTAAAAAGGAAGAAGCAGCAGCCGAAGAGGTTATTCCGGTAAAAGTCGAAACAGTATCGATGTCTACTTCTACAGGAGAGCATAACTATGTGGGAACAGTTGAAGAGAACACAGGCTCATCTCTAAGTTTCTCGGTGATGGGAACAGTAGAAAAGGTTTTGGTATCGGAAGGACAGAGTGTTTCAAAGGGACAACTGCTTGCTGTTCTCAATAAAGCTACATTGATGAATTCATACAATGTTGCAAATTCCTCTTTGAAACAAGCTCAGGATGCGTACAAACGTTTGACACAGTTGCATGAGAGTGGCAGTTTGCCGGAAATAAAGTATGTAGAGATTCAGACTAAACTGCAGCAAGCACAATCTGAGGAAAGCATTGCGAAAAAAAGTCTGCATGATTGCAATCTGTATGCTCCTTTTAGCGGAGTCATTGCAAAGAAATCCATTGATGCTGGTATGAACGTTGCTCCGGGAATTGAGTCGCTCAAGCTGGTTACTATAGATAAAGTAAACGTGAAGGTTTCCGTTCCGGAAAATGAGATTGCACGTGTAAAAAAGGGGGCAACTGCTCAGATTAACGTGGCTGCGTTGAATCATAAATCATTTGAAGGCAAGATAGACGAAAAGGGAGTAATTGCCAATCCTCTTTCACATACTTACGAAGTTAAAGTAAAACTGAGTAATCCTCGACGTGAACTGATGCCGGGAATGGTTTGTGAAGTATTTATTTCATCGCCCGACCAGCAGCAAGGTGGTATTCTTGTTCCAAACAGTGCCATTCAGATTATTGATACAGGCGAACGCTTTGTTTGGCTGGCAAAGAACAGTAAAGCCACAAGAAAAATCGTGGGAACTGGTGCTCTGACCAACCAGGGGGTTGTTGTAACCAGTGGATTATCGTCTGGCGATCAGGTTATCATTGAAGGGAATCAGAAAGTAAGTGAAGGAATGAAAATTACAGTGAAATGA
- a CDS encoding efflux RND transporter permease subunit, producing MSKRKINIVELAMRHRQIVILIASLLVMFGVYSLTVMPKQEFPVFTIRQGLVIGVYPGATSAEVEEQLAKPLEKFIFTYKEVKKKKTYSTSKDGMVIVNVELNDDVKNKDEFWSKFKHGLEGFKAQLPSGVVALMANDDFGDTSALLITLESEDKTYRELEKYLEELQNRLRRIDAVSNLRSYGLQKEQISIYIEQEKLAAYGISSTTLAANLFSQGFTSMSGAVDNKNFVAPIHISETYKTERDVAEQIIYSDPTGHVIRLKDVARVVREYPDPDSYIKNNGKKCILLSMEMRTGNNVVQLGKDVNKVLEEYQKELPKSVSIYRIADLSKVVGDSVFNFLKELMIAIGAVIIVIMCLLPMRVASVAASTIPISIFISLGLFYAFGIELNTVTLAALIVTLGMIVDNSIVIIDSYLEHLDEGMSRWHASVMSAMKLFKSIFSATLAISITFFPFLITTTGMYNDFLKVFPWSISIILGISLLVAMLLVPYMQYFFITKGLKHDNEGKKEKKSLLDLMQKKYEILLDKCFKHPWITLSAGVITVVTGCLLFSTLPQRLMPVAERDQFAVEFYLPKGTAIEQTAAVVGKLETIMKKDKRIVSITSFLGEGSPRFHSLYAPNMPGSNYAQYIVNTVSPEATVELLDELTEKYSNYFPNTYVRFKQLDYSDARSPIEVRLSGDSLKDLNKAGEKVLLTLRNMDGLSLVRPNFEEQTPGAMIKIDNDEANRLGISKSLVAANMAMRFGSGIPLTTLWDGDYPMQVKLKAERKADPNFEDLGNEYVQSIVPGVSVPLRQIAKIVPDWTEGQIVRRNGVRTLSINADVKRGVNTTAMAAKVEKRLENVSLPKGVTLSMGGQKESDQETLPQIIAALLIAIVIIFFILLFHFRKINLALLILISMTLTIFGAAIGVLIMGQDVSMTGILGIVSLMGILVRNGIIMLDYAEELRNKHKLPVYEAAIEAGKRRMRPIFLTSAAASMGVIPMIISNSPLWGPMGTVICFGTLISMVLVVTVLPVAYWLIFRGNNKGIVSPE from the coding sequence ATGAGTAAGAGAAAAATAAATATAGTAGAATTGGCCATGAGGCACCGACAGATCGTGATTCTGATTGCGTCGTTGCTCGTGATGTTCGGGGTTTATTCACTTACAGTAATGCCCAAACAGGAATTCCCTGTTTTCACTATCCGTCAGGGATTGGTTATTGGCGTTTATCCGGGGGCCACATCGGCTGAAGTTGAGGAACAACTGGCCAAGCCTTTGGAGAAATTCATCTTCACCTATAAGGAAGTGAAGAAGAAAAAAACTTATTCCACCTCTAAAGACGGAATGGTGATTGTTAATGTGGAACTTAATGACGATGTAAAGAATAAGGATGAGTTCTGGTCTAAATTCAAACATGGACTAGAAGGATTCAAAGCACAGTTGCCTTCAGGGGTTGTGGCTTTGATGGCCAATGATGACTTTGGTGATACTTCGGCATTGCTTATAACTCTGGAATCTGAGGATAAAACATACCGCGAACTGGAAAAGTATCTGGAAGAGTTACAGAACAGATTGCGTCGTATAGACGCGGTATCCAATCTTCGAAGTTATGGGTTACAGAAAGAACAAATCAGCATTTATATAGAACAGGAAAAACTAGCTGCTTACGGCATCAGCTCTACTACGCTTGCCGCTAATCTGTTCTCTCAGGGATTTACCTCCATGAGCGGAGCCGTTGACAACAAGAATTTCGTAGCACCGATACATATCTCCGAGACTTATAAAACGGAAAGAGATGTAGCTGAACAGATTATTTATTCCGATCCAACAGGTCATGTTATCCGGTTGAAGGATGTGGCTCGTGTGGTGCGTGAATATCCAGATCCGGATTCTTATATAAAGAATAACGGGAAAAAGTGTATTCTGCTGTCTATGGAAATGAGAACTGGAAATAACGTTGTTCAGCTCGGAAAGGATGTAAACAAAGTGCTTGAGGAATATCAAAAGGAACTACCCAAGAGTGTGAGTATTTACCGCATAGCCGACCTATCAAAAGTGGTGGGAGATTCTGTATTCAACTTCCTGAAGGAACTAATGATTGCCATTGGTGCTGTTATCATTGTCATAATGTGTTTACTCCCTATGCGGGTTGCTTCCGTTGCTGCGTCAACAATTCCTATATCCATATTCATATCGCTGGGATTGTTTTATGCATTCGGTATTGAGCTTAATACGGTAACTCTTGCAGCATTGATTGTAACGCTGGGAATGATTGTGGACAATTCTATTGTTATTATAGATAGCTATCTGGAACATCTGGACGAAGGAATGTCGCGCTGGCACGCTTCCGTTATGAGTGCCATGAAGTTGTTCAAGTCCATCTTCTCTGCCACGTTGGCTATCAGTATTACATTCTTTCCGTTTCTTATTACCACAACGGGAATGTACAATGACTTCCTGAAGGTATTCCCCTGGTCTATCAGTATTATCCTCGGTATATCTTTGTTGGTAGCTATGCTTTTGGTTCCTTACATGCAGTATTTCTTTATAACCAAAGGATTGAAACATGATAACGAAGGAAAGAAAGAAAAGAAAAGTCTGTTAGACCTGATGCAGAAAAAGTATGAAATATTGCTCGACAAGTGTTTCAAGCATCCGTGGATTACATTAAGTGCCGGAGTGATAACCGTAGTTACGGGATGTTTATTGTTCAGTACCTTGCCGCAACGACTGATGCCTGTTGCCGAACGTGATCAGTTTGCTGTGGAATTCTATTTGCCTAAAGGAACAGCGATTGAACAAACTGCAGCTGTAGTTGGTAAGCTTGAAACCATAATGAAGAAAGATAAACGAATAGTCTCTATCACTTCATTTCTTGGCGAGGGTTCACCCCGTTTTCATTCTTTGTATGCGCCCAATATGCCTGGAAGCAACTATGCACAGTATATTGTAAACACAGTTTCGCCGGAAGCAACAGTAGAATTGCTGGACGAGCTGACCGAAAAATATTCAAACTATTTCCCCAATACCTACGTTCGTTTCAAACAGTTGGACTATTCTGATGCACGATCTCCCATTGAAGTGAGATTGAGTGGCGATAGCCTGAAGGATTTAAATAAAGCCGGAGAAAAAGTACTGCTTACATTAAGAAACATGGACGGTTTATCTTTGGTACGTCCTAATTTTGAGGAGCAAACACCGGGCGCAATGATCAAAATTGATAATGATGAAGCCAATCGTCTTGGTATCAGCAAATCTCTGGTAGCAGCAAACATGGCCATGCGCTTTGGTTCGGGCATTCCACTTACCACCTTGTGGGACGGAGATTATCCGATGCAGGTTAAGCTGAAAGCTGAAAGAAAAGCAGATCCTAACTTTGAAGATCTGGGCAATGAATATGTTCAGTCTATTGTTCCGGGAGTATCTGTACCTCTTCGTCAGATAGCCAAAATAGTTCCCGACTGGACTGAAGGACAGATTGTCCGTAGAAATGGAGTGAGAACCCTCTCAATCAATGCCGATGTAAAAAGGGGTGTAAACACAACCGCTATGGCTGCTAAGGTTGAAAAGAGGCTTGAAAATGTTAGCCTGCCTAAAGGTGTAACACTGAGCATGGGAGGACAGAAAGAATCAGATCAGGAAACTCTTCCTCAGATTATAGCGGCACTACTTATTGCCATAGTGATTATCTTCTTTATACTCTTATTTCATTTCAGAAAGATAAATCTGGCATTGCTCATCCTTATATCTATGACACTAACCATCTTCGGAGCGGCAATAGGTGTTCTGATAATGGGGCAGGATGTTAGTATGACGGGAATTCTTGGTATTGTGAGTCTGATGGGTATCCTTGTAAGAAATGGAATTATCATGCTCGATTATGCGGAAGAGCTAAGAAACAAGCACAAACTTCCGGTATATGAGGCTGCTATTGAGGCAGGAAAACGCCGTATGCGCCCTATCTTCCTCACATCTGCCGCAGCATCAATGGGTGTAATACCTATGATTATAAGCAACAGTCCGCTTTGGGGACCAATGGGTACAGTTATCTGCTTCGGAACATTGATATCAATGGTGCTGGTTGTAACGGTTCTACCTGTTGCTTACTGGCTTATTTTCAGAGGAAATAACAAAGGAATTGTATCGCCTGAATAA
- a CDS encoding TolC family protein codes for MKKKNIALLSLFLLSGLSISAQDVLTLEQCKKLALENNVKIRNARLEQSASNETKKEAFTNYFPVVSATGGGFNANKGIIAIDFAGMSMSMLKSGVIGGVTATQPVYAGGKIVNGNKLAQLGTEVSGYQKKLSEDEVSVTAEQYYWQIVSLQEKMKTIQIVEKMLENLHKDVTASYKAGTTNKNDVLRVELKQNEIASNKLKVENGLSISKLALCQYMGIASKDFVTDTTAFSSLASPLEYKVNHEETLRNRTEYKLLDKNVEANRLQTKIKIGEYMPQVAVGAGYMYNHLMDKNSSFGILYTTVSVPISGWWGGSHAIKKQKLNEKMAENDKQNNSELLIIQMQQLWNELEEAYKQVNLAEKSVQSSSENLRLNNDFYKAGTVALNDLLDAETLLQQSRDQNTEARVNYLVKKTKYMQATGR; via the coding sequence ATGAAAAAGAAAAATATAGCACTCCTAAGTCTTTTCCTGCTAAGCGGATTAAGCATCTCTGCTCAAGACGTGCTCACGCTGGAACAATGCAAGAAACTGGCCCTGGAGAACAACGTGAAAATAAGAAATGCCCGATTGGAACAGAGCGCTTCCAATGAAACAAAAAAAGAGGCTTTCACAAACTATTTCCCTGTGGTGAGTGCCACGGGAGGCGGATTCAATGCCAATAAAGGAATAATTGCCATTGATTTTGCGGGAATGAGTATGTCAATGCTAAAAAGTGGAGTTATTGGCGGGGTAACTGCCACACAGCCTGTCTATGCCGGCGGAAAAATAGTAAATGGGAACAAACTGGCTCAGCTTGGCACTGAAGTAAGCGGATATCAAAAGAAACTTTCAGAAGATGAAGTATCGGTTACTGCCGAGCAGTATTATTGGCAAATTGTTTCTCTGCAAGAAAAGATGAAGACTATTCAGATTGTTGAGAAGATGCTTGAAAATCTGCACAAGGATGTTACTGCTTCTTACAAAGCCGGAACAACTAACAAGAACGATGTATTGAGAGTTGAACTTAAGCAAAACGAAATTGCGAGCAATAAGTTGAAAGTGGAAAATGGTCTTTCAATCTCAAAACTAGCCTTATGCCAGTATATGGGCATTGCATCAAAAGATTTTGTTACGGACACAACTGCTTTCAGTTCTTTGGCATCTCCGCTGGAATATAAAGTAAACCACGAAGAGACATTGCGTAACCGTACAGAATATAAATTGCTGGATAAGAATGTAGAGGCTAATCGACTTCAGACAAAAATTAAAATCGGAGAATATATGCCTCAGGTTGCAGTTGGTGCAGGATATATGTATAATCATCTAATGGATAAAAATAGCAGCTTCGGCATTCTTTACACCACAGTTTCGGTACCAATATCCGGATGGTGGGGCGGTTCTCATGCCATAAAAAAGCAAAAGCTGAATGAGAAAATGGCCGAGAACGATAAGCAAAACAATAGCGAATTGCTTATTATTCAGATGCAGCAACTGTGGAATGAGCTGGAAGAGGCTTATAAACAAGTTAATCTGGCTGAGAAATCCGTGCAGTCATCTAGTGAAAACCTTCGGTTGAATAATGATTTCTACAAAGCCGGAACTGTTGCTTTAAATGATTTACTGGATGCTGAGACTCTTTTACAGCAAAGCAGGGATCAGAATACCGAAGCAAGGGTTAATTACCTGGTAAAGAAAACCAAGTATATGCAAGCAACAGGAAGATAA